A single window of Chloracidobacterium sp. DNA harbors:
- a CDS encoding DUF1801 domain-containing protein — protein MAKSELKTQETDASVDGFLNSLADEQQRADAFRVLEMFRRVTGEEPKMWGPAIIGFGHRVLKYDSGRELDWMVTGFSPRKGNLTLYIHDSTGGSEDLMSQLGKHKTGKGCLYIKRLADIDETVVEQLIVRAVKRASKSDS, from the coding sequence ATGGCAAAATCGGAGCTTAAAACGCAAGAGACTGATGCGAGTGTCGACGGATTTTTGAATTCGTTGGCGGACGAGCAGCAGCGGGCGGACGCATTTCGGGTGCTCGAGATGTTCAGACGCGTCACGGGCGAGGAGCCCAAGATGTGGGGTCCGGCGATCATAGGGTTTGGCCACCGCGTGCTCAAGTATGATTCGGGTCGCGAGCTCGACTGGATGGTGACCGGCTTTTCTCCGCGAAAGGGCAATCTGACGCTATATATCCACGACAGCACCGGCGGATCCGAAGATCTAATGTCGCAGCTCGGCAAGCACAAGACCGGCAAAGGATGTCTTTATATAAAAAGGCTTGCGGACATTGACGAAACCGTCGTCGAACAACTGATCGTCCGCGCGGTCAAGCGAGCGTCAAAATCCGACTCCTGA
- the guaA gene encoding glutamine-hydrolyzing GMP synthase: MKHETIIILDFGSQYTQLIARRVREQGVYCEIHPFHLSAEAIAAKQPKGVILSGGPSSVSDEDAPRVASDFYDKIDVPILGICYGMQLVAVDLGGASEPAARREYGAATLKVLSGKTELFNALPFALDVWMSHGDHVTKLPEGFTTTATTGDVITAIENPERGIYCVQFHPEVSHTPLGKEILRNFVFNVCGCQGDWTPAQFIKEEIARIRETVGPTGNVVCGLSGGVDSTVAAVLVHEAIGERQTCIFVNSGLLRADEFEDTLAMYKENLQLNVVGVDASAEFYAALDGISDPELKRKAIGRTFIETFDVEAKRIGDVKFLVQGTLYPDVIESVSVRGSSVTIKTHHNVGGLPEKMNLKLIEPLRELFKDEVRLIGRDLGIPAKLVERHPFPGPGLAVRILGEITTEKIELLQKADRIFIEELRNFGVYNDVWQAFAVLLPIQSVGVMGDFRTYERTVALRAVTSTDGMTADWARVSHDLLARASSRITSEVRGINRVVYDITSKPPGTIEWE; the protein is encoded by the coding sequence TTGAAGCACGAAACGATCATAATTCTCGATTTTGGTTCGCAATACACTCAGCTTATCGCGCGGCGCGTGCGTGAGCAGGGCGTGTATTGCGAGATACATCCATTTCATTTGTCTGCCGAGGCGATCGCGGCAAAGCAACCTAAGGGCGTCATTTTATCGGGCGGGCCATCGAGCGTGTCTGACGAGGATGCACCGCGGGTAGCGTCCGACTTCTACGACAAAATAGACGTTCCGATACTCGGCATTTGTTATGGAATGCAGCTTGTCGCGGTCGACCTCGGCGGAGCGAGTGAGCCGGCGGCAAGACGCGAGTACGGTGCGGCAACACTCAAAGTGCTAAGCGGTAAAACCGAACTATTTAACGCACTTCCATTCGCTCTCGACGTCTGGATGAGCCACGGCGACCACGTGACCAAGTTGCCCGAGGGCTTTACGACAACCGCTACGACCGGTGACGTCATCACCGCGATCGAAAACCCCGAACGCGGCATTTACTGCGTCCAGTTCCACCCCGAGGTCTCGCATACGCCGCTCGGCAAAGAGATCTTGCGAAATTTTGTTTTCAACGTCTGCGGCTGCCAAGGCGATTGGACGCCCGCACAATTTATTAAGGAAGAGATCGCACGCATACGCGAAACGGTCGGCCCGACCGGCAATGTCGTCTGCGGACTCTCCGGCGGCGTCGATTCGACCGTCGCGGCGGTGCTCGTACACGAAGCGATCGGCGAACGGCAAACCTGCATCTTCGTCAACAGCGGCCTACTGCGCGCCGATGAGTTCGAAGATACGCTCGCGATGTACAAGGAAAATCTTCAGCTCAACGTGGTCGGCGTCGATGCCTCGGCTGAGTTTTACGCCGCTCTCGATGGCATCTCCGACCCGGAACTCAAACGCAAAGCCATTGGCCGCACTTTTATCGAGACCTTCGACGTCGAGGCAAAACGCATCGGCGACGTTAAGTTTCTCGTCCAGGGCACGCTCTATCCGGACGTGATCGAGTCGGTCTCGGTCCGCGGGTCTTCCGTCACGATAAAAACACACCACAATGTCGGCGGACTGCCGGAAAAGATGAATCTGAAGCTGATCGAGCCTTTGCGTGAGCTTTTTAAGGACGAAGTGCGTCTGATCGGCAGGGATCTAGGCATTCCGGCCAAGCTAGTCGAGCGCCATCCGTTTCCCGGCCCTGGCCTCGCGGTCCGCATCCTTGGCGAAATTACCACCGAAAAGATCGAGTTGCTGCAAAAGGCCGACCGCATCTTTATCGAAGAACTACGCAACTTTGGCGTTTATAATGATGTCTGGCAGGCCTTTGCCGTACTGCTGCCGATCCAGTCGGTGGGCGTGATGGGCGATTTTCGCACCTACGAGCGAACCGTCGCTCTGCGGGCAGTAACATCCACCGACGGTATGACCGCCGACTGGGCACGCGTCTCGCACGACTTGCTCGCACGCGCTTCGTCACGCATAACCAGCGAGGTTCGCGGCATCAACCGCGTCGTTTACGACATCACCTCAAAACCGCCCGGAACTATCGAGTGGGAATAG
- a CDS encoding sodium:solute symporter family protein, whose protein sequence is MTNFSWLLDGSIVGLYLLVTMAAGLYVRKYVGKVDDFLVAGREMNVYLGIASLAATEFGIVTCMYTAEAGYKYGFAGATPGIAMAVSMLVIGYTGFCIKPLRDSGVITIPQLIEKQFGPRVRWAAGVVIVLGGLLNMGVFLRVGGQFLVQIVGLKVTSFEFLGFHIGYLEAMMTVLLVGVATYTILGGMLSVLITDFLQFVVMSIGLIAVTVLILVNVGWEKIVTTVEANYGAGGFNPFVHPDLGWQYVVFQILLNFAAVLTWQTTIARVLAAKDSKTGQQIYMRTSFFFVCRFLIPGIWGIAALATLGKMTNSLDAMPTFLATFVPVGLMGLCIAAMLAADMSTDSSYMLSWGSVIYNDIMAPFRKTPWSEKKGIFVNRTIVALIGVFLLFYGLWYPLEGDVWIYLGITGTIYLACISVLLISCCYWKRANNWGATAAIIVSAAIPVLFLVLEKTPSTKDFAKEIGPYYSGIAAYVGSAAAMIIFSLLKPKGGQEV, encoded by the coding sequence ATGACGAACTTCAGCTGGCTTCTGGACGGGAGCATTGTTGGGCTTTACCTGTTGGTCACGATGGCCGCGGGGTTGTACGTGCGCAAGTACGTGGGCAAGGTCGACGACTTTCTGGTCGCGGGCCGCGAGATGAATGTCTATCTCGGCATCGCAAGCTTAGCGGCGACCGAGTTTGGCATCGTCACCTGTATGTACACGGCCGAGGCCGGTTACAAATACGGCTTTGCGGGTGCGACGCCGGGAATTGCAATGGCGGTCTCGATGCTGGTGATCGGCTATACCGGATTTTGCATCAAGCCGCTCCGTGATTCGGGCGTCATCACGATCCCGCAGCTGATCGAAAAGCAGTTCGGGCCGCGCGTTCGTTGGGCGGCGGGCGTTGTCATCGTGCTTGGCGGACTCCTGAATATGGGCGTTTTCCTTCGGGTCGGCGGCCAATTTTTGGTCCAGATTGTCGGACTCAAGGTCACATCATTTGAGTTTTTAGGATTTCATATCGGTTATCTTGAGGCAATGATGACCGTCCTGCTGGTCGGCGTTGCAACATACACGATCCTCGGCGGAATGCTGTCGGTGCTGATCACCGATTTTCTACAATTTGTCGTAATGAGCATCGGTCTGATCGCCGTAACCGTCCTGATACTCGTCAATGTCGGGTGGGAAAAGATCGTAACGACCGTCGAGGCCAACTACGGTGCCGGCGGATTTAACCCATTTGTCCATCCTGACCTCGGCTGGCAATATGTCGTGTTTCAGATCCTGCTCAATTTTGCGGCCGTGTTGACCTGGCAGACGACGATCGCTCGCGTTTTGGCAGCCAAGGATTCGAAGACCGGTCAGCAGATCTATATGCGGACGAGCTTCTTTTTCGTTTGCCGATTTCTCATTCCCGGCATCTGGGGCATCGCCGCACTGGCGACGCTCGGCAAAATGACCAATTCGCTCGACGCGATGCCGACATTTCTGGCGACATTCGTACCGGTCGGGCTGATGGGCTTGTGCATCGCGGCGATGCTCGCGGCCGATATGTCGACTGACTCAAGCTATATGCTCTCGTGGGGCAGTGTCATCTACAACGACATAATGGCACCATTTCGCAAGACGCCTTGGTCGGAGAAAAAAGGCATCTTTGTTAACCGTACGATCGTTGCTCTGATCGGCGTATTCCTGCTCTTTTACGGCTTATGGTATCCGCTCGAGGGCGACGTCTGGATCTATCTCGGCATAACGGGGACGATCTATCTGGCTTGTATCTCCGTCCTGCTGATCTCTTGCTGTTATTGGAAGAGAGCAAATAATTGGGGGGCGACCGCCGCCATTATTGTATCGGCGGCGATACCCGTATTGTTTCTGGTACTTGAAAAGACACCGTCGACCAAGGATTTCGCCAAGGAGATCGGGCCGTATTATTCGGGTATCGCCGCCTATGTCGGTTCGGCGGCGGCGATGATAATTTTCTCTTTGCTCAAACCGAAAGGAGGACAGGAGGTATGA
- a CDS encoding galactokinase produces the protein MKMFIPGRIEFLGKHTDYCGGRSIVCAIDRGFHADVEPRNDTMLTAESRDTGEVISFDLATEPHFSAGHWGNYVAETARRITRNFPDAMSRGATIRFHSDLPKAAGLSSSSALIIMSFVALASVNGISETPIFRANLPGVVEIAEYLGCVENGRDYRELEGTAGVGTFGGSQDHAAILLGRVDRLSAVSFGPLTVDAEFAFPADHSFVVASSGVTAEKTGAARDRYNRVSQMVTEITASHGGTTLRGLIDEIGMDALRPLISRGQYSFSGGEMLDRVEHFYIENYEIIPAVGKLLSAGQFENIGPLIDHSQQNAAAMLGNQVAETVFLQAAARDIGAVAASAFGAGFGGSVYALVPSSDAERFCGEWQRIYHTRFPQHIELSSLFVTRPSQIELPPSFLTG, from the coding sequence ATGAAAATGTTCATTCCGGGCCGGATCGAATTTTTGGGCAAACACACCGACTACTGCGGTGGCCGGAGCATAGTCTGTGCGATCGATCGCGGTTTTCACGCCGATGTCGAACCGCGAAATGACACGATGCTCACGGCAGAGAGCCGAGACACCGGCGAGGTTATATCATTTGACCTCGCTACCGAACCGCATTTTTCCGCCGGCCACTGGGGCAATTACGTCGCCGAGACCGCCCGCCGAATAACCCGCAACTTTCCCGATGCGATGTCCCGCGGTGCGACGATCCGATTTCACAGCGACCTGCCAAAGGCGGCCGGGCTGTCGAGTTCGAGTGCGTTGATAATAATGTCATTCGTTGCTTTGGCGTCGGTCAACGGCATTAGTGAAACGCCGATCTTCAGAGCGAATTTGCCCGGAGTGGTTGAGATCGCAGAGTATCTCGGATGTGTCGAAAACGGCCGAGACTATCGCGAACTCGAGGGCACGGCGGGCGTCGGGACGTTTGGCGGCAGTCAGGATCACGCGGCAATTTTGCTTGGCCGGGTCGATCGTCTGAGTGCGGTTTCGTTCGGTCCGCTCACGGTTGATGCCGAATTCGCGTTTCCTGCGGATCATTCATTTGTCGTCGCATCGAGCGGTGTCACTGCCGAAAAGACCGGTGCTGCACGCGATCGATACAATCGCGTTTCCCAAATGGTCACTGAGATCACGGCATCGCACGGCGGCACGACGCTTCGGGGCCTGATCGACGAGATCGGGATGGACGCCCTGCGGCCGTTGATCAGTCGCGGACAATATTCATTTTCGGGAGGCGAAATGCTCGACCGCGTCGAACATTTTTACATTGAGAATTACGAAATAATTCCGGCCGTCGGCAAGCTTCTGTCCGCGGGGCAATTCGAAAATATCGGCCCGCTGATCGACCATTCGCAGCAAAACGCGGCGGCGATGTTAGGCAATCAGGTGGCCGAAACGGTGTTCCTGCAGGCCGCGGCCCGCGATATCGGCGCGGTTGCGGCGTCGGCATTCGGCGCCGGATTTGGCGGGAGTGTTTACGCTCTAGTGCCGAGCAGCGATGCTGAGCGATTTTGCGGCGAATGGCAGCGGATCTATCACACGCGATTTCCACAACATATTGAGTTGAGCTCTCTTTTTGTTACTCGCCCATCTCAGATCGAACTGCCGCCCTCATTTCTTACTGGCTAG
- a CDS encoding nucleotidyltransferase family protein, with product MTYDNLVWLCRSLVNDVTTLTTKAVILARGLGTRMRADNGAGLTADQERFADVGIKALIPVAGGKTLLEMIVENLESAGFCEICLVIGPEHGAIRDFCHKRGLEIEFAVQNEALGTADAVLAAEIWVGDGLFLVVNSDNLYPFESLRRLREADQPAMLAFHREALIEQSNITADRIANFATVEIDGHGFLRSIVEKPEVVDASSAVSMNAWLFPTEIFDACRSIAPSVRGELEIVAAVQFMIDQMQVKIAAVRSDEGVLDLSSRTDVEAVSRMLINERRA from the coding sequence ATGACGTACGATAATCTGGTTTGGCTTTGCAGATCGCTCGTGAACGACGTGACAACATTAACGACAAAAGCAGTGATCCTCGCCCGCGGACTTGGGACGCGGATGCGTGCCGATAACGGGGCGGGATTGACCGCCGATCAAGAGCGTTTTGCTGACGTGGGCATCAAGGCTCTGATCCCCGTCGCCGGCGGCAAAACTCTGCTGGAAATGATCGTCGAAAATCTCGAATCCGCGGGATTTTGCGAGATTTGCCTGGTCATCGGGCCTGAGCACGGAGCGATCCGCGATTTTTGTCACAAACGTGGGCTGGAGATCGAGTTTGCGGTCCAGAATGAGGCTCTCGGCACTGCCGACGCGGTGCTTGCGGCTGAAATTTGGGTCGGTGACGGGCTGTTTTTGGTCGTCAATTCGGACAATCTGTATCCGTTCGAGAGCCTTAGGCGATTGCGCGAGGCAGACCAACCGGCGATGCTCGCGTTTCACCGCGAGGCTCTGATCGAGCAGAGCAATATCACCGCCGATCGGATCGCAAATTTTGCGACTGTTGAGATCGACGGCCACGGATTCTTGCGGAGTATCGTCGAAAAGCCCGAGGTGGTCGACGCCTCGTCCGCCGTTTCGATGAACGCTTGGCTTTTCCCAACTGAGATATTCGACGCTTGCCGATCGATCGCACCGTCCGTGCGAGGCGAGCTTGAGATAGTCGCGGCGGTCCAGTTTATGATCGACCAAATGCAGGTCAAAATTGCTGCGGTACGGTCGGATGAGGGCGTTCTCGACCTTTCGAGCCGAACCGATGTCGAGGCCGTGTCGAGAATGCTGATAAACGAAAGGCGGGCGTAG
- a CDS encoding M61 family metallopeptidase yields MNSLRRCVPFAIFLALVIGVQSGFAQKGKLDVTYTVALTDVSSQLFHVTTDIKNIDQPRLDLALPTWSPGWYTVENYFRNVLRFKITDANGKVLPLRMSRKQTWNVDTKGIKQIRVEYDYSATVLSLNQAKISKDFAFFTGIELFLEPIGHRWESSTLKFQLPAGWKLMSPLKDTADPMTFIASDYDALVDAPALMGKFDVTQFEVEGKPHYFAAAPAGVFNAEKSKKFTEILASSIKASSAIFGGLPYEKYVAYYFFMPAESNASGALEHLNSYVAFSPGGERSTPEGIIGTGAHEFFHLWNVKRMRPAEMWPYDYSRENETPLLWVSEGFTNYYGVVATYRGGVTSRENFISRAADAAAGVENTEARKYISPANSSVSTWAGYDTPVAFGISYYTQGQNLAGLLDLSILNDTDGKYRLDDVMRALYNEHYKKGKGYTTDDMIAIVNRLTKKDYRGFYDQYVFGTDVPDYDRIFGYAGFKLVRTAQASADLGFNVRPRNGGFAVNGVEPNGPAEKAKLKVGDVITKINGGSPFEAPFGTMAGKEITLTVERGGVASEMPMLVGSRSYTAYSLVENADATPQQIKIREAWLKR; encoded by the coding sequence ATGAATTCCTTAAGACGCTGCGTTCCGTTTGCTATCTTTCTCGCTTTGGTTATCGGTGTACAGTCAGGCTTTGCTCAAAAGGGTAAGCTGGATGTCACCTACACCGTCGCATTGACCGATGTCTCGAGCCAACTTTTTCACGTGACGACCGATATCAAGAATATCGATCAGCCGCGGCTCGATCTCGCTCTGCCGACGTGGTCGCCGGGTTGGTACACGGTCGAGAACTACTTTAGGAACGTTTTGCGATTTAAGATAACGGACGCCAACGGCAAGGTCCTGCCGCTGCGGATGTCGCGCAAACAGACCTGGAACGTCGATACCAAAGGGATCAAGCAGATCCGCGTCGAATACGATTACAGCGCAACGGTTCTGAGCCTCAATCAGGCCAAGATCTCTAAAGATTTTGCCTTTTTTACCGGTATTGAACTCTTTCTCGAGCCGATCGGCCACCGATGGGAGTCGAGTACGCTCAAGTTTCAGTTGCCCGCCGGATGGAAGCTGATGTCCCCGCTAAAGGACACCGCCGATCCGATGACCTTTATCGCGTCCGACTATGACGCACTCGTCGATGCCCCGGCCCTGATGGGTAAATTTGACGTCACTCAGTTTGAGGTCGAGGGCAAGCCGCACTATTTCGCGGCGGCACCGGCGGGCGTCTTCAACGCCGAAAAATCAAAGAAGTTCACTGAGATCCTGGCCTCCAGCATTAAGGCATCGAGTGCGATCTTTGGCGGTCTGCCGTACGAAAAGTACGTAGCCTATTATTTCTTTATGCCCGCCGAGTCCAATGCCAGCGGAGCGCTCGAGCATCTCAATTCATACGTCGCGTTTTCGCCCGGCGGCGAACGCTCGACGCCCGAAGGCATCATCGGCACCGGCGCTCACGAATTCTTTCACCTTTGGAACGTCAAGCGAATGCGTCCGGCCGAGATGTGGCCCTACGACTACTCGCGCGAAAATGAAACGCCCCTGCTCTGGGTTTCCGAAGGCTTTACCAACTATTACGGTGTTGTCGCAACTTATCGCGGCGGCGTGACATCAAGGGAAAATTTCATCAGCCGCGCCGCGGATGCCGCTGCCGGTGTCGAAAACACCGAGGCGCGTAAGTACATCTCGCCTGCCAATTCGTCGGTTTCGACCTGGGCCGGTTACGACACGCCGGTCGCATTCGGCATCTCGTATTATACTCAGGGCCAGAATCTCGCCGGTCTGCTCGATCTGTCGATACTGAACGATACCGACGGCAAATATCGCCTCGACGACGTTATGCGAGCTCTCTACAACGAGCATTATAAAAAGGGCAAGGGCTATACGACCGACGATATGATCGCGATCGTCAACCGTTTGACCAAAAAGGACTATCGCGGATTTTATGATCAATACGTTTTCGGGACCGACGTGCCCGATTATGACCGTATTTTCGGCTACGCGGGATTTAAGTTAGTACGCACCGCTCAGGCGTCGGCGGATCTGGGCTTTAATGTCAGGCCGCGAAACGGCGGTTTTGCCGTTAATGGGGTCGAGCCTAATGGCCCTGCCGAAAAGGCCAAGCTCAAGGTCGGCGATGTCATTACAAAGATCAACGGCGGTTCGCCGTTCGAGGCTCCATTCGGCACAATGGCCGGTAAGGAGATCACGCTGACCGTCGAACGCGGAGGTGTCGCAAGCGAGATGCCAATGCTGGTCGGCTCGCGCAGTTACACCGCCTACAGCCTCGTTGAGAACGCCGACGCAACGCCCCAGCAGATCAAGATCCGCGAAGCGTGGCTCAAACGATAG
- a CDS encoding amidase has product MSDIGRSRREFIKAGTAGVAAYALFRDAVVVSAAEDPFPELVEATISDLQAWMKSGKLTSRRLVEMYLERIKQIDPKTRAVLELNPDALAIADALDKERRIGKTRSMMHGIPILIKDNIDTSDKMMTTAGSLALVGAPTPKQDAFVVRRLRKAGAVIIGKTNLSEWANFRGNRSISGWSGRGLQTNNPYFLDQNPCGSSSGSGVSVSANLAAAAVGTETNGSIICPANTNGIVGIKPTLGLISRSGIIPIAHTQDTAGPMARTVSDAAILLGAMVGRDKDDSITADADNRAQKDYTKFLDTGGVKGARLGIVMQFTTRPEFKAFYQPFLDKLRDGGATLVDVTFTPDYSKVGDDRLNVLLYEFKADLNKYLAARGAKYTSLADLIKFNDDNKEAELKLFDQELFVQSQAKGDLNDKAYIDSLTKVKRAAREDGVDAVMAKENLDALVAPTGGATWAIAATAGYPYITVPIGLRENTAVGMAFFGKAFSEPSLIKYAYAFEQMTKGRVTPKFIAQKPLPVAK; this is encoded by the coding sequence ATGAGCGATATAGGACGATCGAGACGCGAGTTTATAAAGGCCGGGACGGCCGGAGTGGCGGCATACGCTCTGTTTCGCGACGCCGTGGTGGTGTCGGCGGCCGAAGATCCGTTTCCGGAACTCGTCGAGGCGACCATCAGCGACCTTCAGGCTTGGATGAAATCCGGCAAGCTCACGTCGCGTCGGCTCGTGGAGATGTATCTCGAACGCATCAAGCAGATCGATCCGAAGACGCGCGCCGTGCTCGAACTAAATCCGGATGCTCTCGCGATCGCCGATGCTCTCGATAAGGAACGTCGAATAGGCAAAACGCGATCGATGATGCACGGCATCCCGATCCTTATCAAGGACAATATCGACACGTCTGACAAAATGATGACGACCGCCGGTTCGCTCGCTCTGGTCGGCGCCCCGACGCCTAAACAGGATGCATTTGTCGTGAGGCGTTTGCGTAAGGCCGGTGCGGTGATAATCGGCAAGACCAACCTGAGCGAGTGGGCCAATTTTCGTGGAAACCGTTCGATCAGTGGTTGGTCAGGCCGCGGACTGCAGACCAATAATCCGTATTTTCTTGATCAAAATCCGTGCGGATCGAGCTCCGGCTCCGGCGTATCGGTGTCGGCTAACCTCGCAGCGGCGGCGGTCGGCACCGAGACCAACGGTTCGATCATCTGCCCGGCAAATACCAATGGCATCGTCGGCATCAAGCCCACACTCGGCCTTATTTCCCGTAGCGGCATTATCCCCATCGCTCACACCCAAGACACTGCCGGCCCGATGGCACGCACCGTATCAGACGCGGCGATCCTGCTCGGAGCGATGGTCGGACGCGACAAAGATGATTCGATCACTGCCGATGCGGACAATCGTGCCCAAAAGGATTACACAAAGTTTCTCGACACCGGCGGCGTCAAAGGCGCTCGGCTCGGCATCGTTATGCAGTTTACGACAAGGCCGGAATTTAAGGCATTTTACCAACCGTTCTTAGACAAGCTTCGCGACGGCGGAGCGACGCTTGTCGATGTCACCTTTACGCCCGATTACAGCAAGGTCGGCGACGACCGACTCAACGTGCTTTTGTACGAATTTAAGGCTGATCTGAACAAGTATCTCGCCGCTCGCGGTGCCAAATACACGTCGCTCGCGGATCTGATCAAGTTTAATGACGACAATAAGGAAGCCGAGCTGAAACTCTTCGACCAGGAACTTTTCGTCCAGTCGCAGGCAAAGGGCGACCTCAACGACAAGGCTTACATAGACTCGCTGACCAAGGTAAAACGCGCCGCTCGCGAGGATGGCGTCGATGCCGTTATGGCCAAGGAGAATCTCGACGCTCTCGTCGCCCCGACCGGCGGTGCGACTTGGGCGATCGCCGCGACGGCAGGATATCCGTACATCACTGTTCCGATCGGGCTGCGTGAAAATACAGCGGTCGGTATGGCGTTTTTCGGCAAGGCATTTTCCGAACCGTCACTGATCAAATACGCATACGCCTTCGAACAAATGACAAAGGGGCGTGTCACACCGAAGTTCATCGCTCAGAAGCCTTTGCCGGTCGCGAAATGA
- a CDS encoding DEAD/DEAH box helicase: MTFKDLGLLPVFTDKCEQMGYTEPTPVQKQAIPVVLQGGDILASAETGTGKTAAFLLPILQMLGDNKGKPGTRVLVLSPTRELANQTEAACREFAPKGISCTAIIGGAGYKRQMDSLRRGANIIIATPGRLIDFMDQGLINFNNLTHLVLDEADRMLDMGFLPSIKRISKVIPAKRQTLFFSATMSAEIEHIAYAMLKDPTYIEVSPRGKASGLIEQTAYPVAQQSKMPLLLDLLDREDFDRVLVFTRTKRGADRVAHVLEKREHKSNRIHGDRSQSQREAALRSFKSGHTNVLVATDVAARGIDIDSISHVINYDIPEAPEDYVHRIGRTGRAGNKGTAITLFTLAEEHSMRAIERLTGERVERVVLPDFGGHHMPASVAAKKAGSPARKTFRSFGGRRGR, encoded by the coding sequence ATGACATTTAAAGATTTAGGCTTGCTGCCGGTTTTCACCGACAAATGCGAGCAAATGGGTTATACCGAACCGACTCCGGTTCAGAAACAGGCTATTCCTGTAGTGCTGCAAGGCGGCGACATTCTCGCTAGTGCTGAGACCGGCACCGGCAAAACGGCGGCATTTCTGCTGCCTATACTGCAGATGCTTGGCGACAACAAGGGCAAGCCCGGAACTCGGGTTTTGGTCCTGTCGCCGACACGCGAACTGGCCAATCAGACCGAGGCCGCTTGCCGCGAGTTTGCCCCCAAGGGCATCTCGTGTACAGCGATCATCGGCGGCGCAGGTTACAAGCGTCAGATGGACTCGCTTCGCCGCGGTGCCAATATCATCATCGCAACGCCCGGCCGTCTGATCGATTTTATGGATCAGGGCCTTATTAATTTCAACAACCTGACGCATCTCGTCCTGGACGAGGCAGATCGTATGCTCGATATGGGCTTTTTGCCCTCGATCAAGCGTATTTCCAAGGTCATTCCGGCCAAGCGTCAGACATTATTCTTTTCGGCGACGATGTCGGCCGAGATCGAGCATATCGCTTACGCGATGCTCAAGGATCCGACCTACATCGAGGTCAGCCCCCGCGGCAAGGCTTCGGGCCTGATCGAACAGACGGCGTATCCGGTTGCGCAGCAGTCGAAGATGCCCTTGCTGCTCGACCTGCTCGACCGCGAAGATTTTGACCGCGTTCTCGTCTTTACCCGCACCAAACGCGGCGCTGACCGCGTCGCCCACGTGCTCGAAAAGCGTGAGCACAAATCGAATCGCATCCACGGCGACCGTTCACAGTCGCAACGTGAAGCAGCCCTTCGGAGCTTCAAGTCGGGCCACACTAATGTGTTGGTCGCGACCGACGTTGCCGCTCGCGGCATCGATATCGATTCGATCTCACACGTTATCAATTACGATATCCCTGAGGCACCCGAGGATTACGTTCACCGCATCGGCCGTACGGGCCGTGCCGGCAACAAGGGTACGGCGATCACGCTCTTTACACTCGCCGAAGAACATTCGATGCGTGCTATCGAGCGTCTGACCGGTGAGAGGGTCGAGCGCGTCGTGCTTCCGGATTTCGGCGGTCACCATATGCCCGCGTCAGTCGCGGCAAAAAAAGCGGGTTCGCCCGCTCGTAAGACTTTCCGCTCATTCGGCGGACGTCGCGGACGTTAG
- a CDS encoding cupin domain-containing protein — translation MNAKSEDGSTVVSLGEALAYQDKSVISRVMLKNAGGTITLFAFDAGEGLSEHKAPFDAFVNVIEGDADITLAGEKHRLTGGETIVLPANVPHAVDAISRFKMLLVMIKVPKTDG, via the coding sequence ATGAATGCGAAGAGTGAAGACGGGTCAACTGTGGTGAGTCTCGGTGAGGCTTTGGCGTATCAGGATAAGTCTGTGATCAGTCGGGTGATGCTTAAGAACGCCGGTGGGACGATCACATTGTTTGCGTTTGATGCGGGCGAGGGGTTGAGCGAGCACAAGGCGCCGTTTGATGCGTTTGTAAACGTGATCGAGGGCGACGCGGACATCACGCTTGCGGGTGAGAAGCATAGACTGACCGGCGGCGAAACGATCGTGTTGCCGGCCAACGTCCCGCACGCGGTGGATGCGATCAGCCGATTCAAAATGCTGCTTGTGATGATCAAGGTGCCAAAGACCGACGGTTAA
- a CDS encoding DUF2493 domain-containing protein: MKMMISGSRTIDSYELLDTAVTESGWEPTEILSGGASGVDTLAEQYAEQHGLPVTVFRPNWALHKRGAGHRRNEEMVIACDVLVALWDGNSRGTAQAVEFARRQGKDVYVKVARP; encoded by the coding sequence ATGAAAATGATGATTAGCGGAAGTCGGACGATCGATAGTTATGAGTTGCTTGATACGGCTGTCACTGAAAGCGGTTGGGAACCTACGGAGATACTCTCGGGCGGTGCATCAGGCGTTGATACTTTGGCCGAACAATATGCCGAACAGCACGGTTTACCCGTTACAGTTTTCCGGCCGAATTGGGCCCTCCATAAACGGGGTGCCGGCCATCGGCGCAACGAGGAAATGGTAATAGCCTGTGACGTACTGGTCGCGTTATGGGATGGCAACAGCCGTGGCACCGCCCAGGCCGTCGAGTTCGCCCGCAGACAAGGTAAGGATGTCTACGTTAAGGTCGCAAGACCATAA